From one ANME-2 cluster archaeon genomic stretch:
- a CDS encoding oligosaccharyl transferase, archaeosortase A system-associated, with amino-acid sequence MDKRIDSLKNDTTFMLSIISIIAIFIRIIPFSKIFINGTVAIIGWDPYYHMRRIFFTANHFPDTITFDSYLNYPYGLEIGWPPLFDQVIAFIALLNGHGSPDPFIVQTTAAIFPVILGIIVFIPLYFAVSMIFDRNVALASAFILAILPTNINYSMLGSTDHHIAEVFLLITSYAFVIAALKSPRHKRLSLSRIPKIGQGKSLSLQFIYAICAGFFLAVALFTWIGAPIFIGIISLYVALQYTVDLKKNRPLPGLNNIFIPALCVTLVLTIFGVIRSVRPGLEMSPIHISWFQVLFVLLIILSVFALSFLAGFVSSKGYGWWSFPFIVAISMVIIFFALHLFSQSTFGSLKYGISYLLGYGDVLSTIAEAQPLIQGPQQTLNTLFAFFGSSIFFAIPALLLFVQKMFKEEHPPELLFFASWTLVILILSLSQIRFVNQLSIIVVILAGYFIIFSINVINSFKYSNVLKLTGIAILLSVAIIPTVYSGYQIVANPQLPPQDWVDSMEWLKKNTPETSYYDNPNMMPEYGVMNWWSYGNWILYLSERPVVANNFQAGMEDAGRFFIESDVSRARAILDARNVRYIITTGEMVYGKNENIALAAGENPAEYSVRSDMLKTTTMYRLHIGDGSGLGYYRLLYESKSPQIFLKNVKIFEYVKGANIIGQASPHEVVLAFTNITTNQNRVFTYFNSVEANETGWYTISVAYSTTESAFVRNKVEPYKVINSKNILIDEVSVKEDDIIHGRNVV; translated from the coding sequence ATGGATAAGCGAATAGACTCATTGAAAAATGATACTACATTCATGTTAAGCATTATATCCATTATAGCAATATTCATACGAATAATACCTTTTTCAAAAATCTTTATCAATGGTACTGTTGCCATAATTGGATGGGACCCCTATTACCATATGAGAAGGATTTTTTTTACTGCTAATCATTTTCCTGATACTATCACGTTCGATTCATATCTCAATTATCCGTATGGGCTGGAGATCGGGTGGCCTCCCCTGTTCGACCAGGTCATTGCATTCATCGCACTACTGAACGGCCATGGCTCTCCGGACCCGTTCATCGTCCAGACGACAGCGGCAATTTTCCCTGTCATTTTAGGGATTATCGTATTCATACCACTCTATTTTGCCGTATCAATGATCTTTGACCGCAACGTTGCATTAGCAAGCGCGTTTATCCTTGCAATTCTCCCGACAAACATTAATTATTCAATGCTGGGGTCAACAGACCACCATATTGCAGAAGTATTTTTATTAATTACATCATACGCATTTGTTATCGCTGCTCTTAAAAGTCCTCGTCATAAACGTCTTTCATTATCGCGTATTCCGAAAATCGGTCAAGGCAAATCCCTTTCACTCCAATTTATTTATGCGATATGTGCCGGCTTCTTCCTGGCAGTAGCCTTATTTACCTGGATAGGTGCTCCGATATTCATTGGCATTATTTCACTTTATGTGGCATTACAATACACAGTTGACTTGAAAAAAAACAGGCCTTTGCCAGGTCTTAATAACATTTTCATCCCGGCTTTATGTGTTACCCTTGTGTTAACAATCTTTGGAGTAATAAGGTCTGTTCGACCGGGATTGGAGATGAGTCCGATACACATCTCCTGGTTCCAGGTCTTATTCGTTCTGCTCATTATCCTGTCAGTATTTGCATTATCTTTCCTCGCAGGATTTGTTTCATCAAAAGGATATGGTTGGTGGAGTTTCCCGTTCATTGTAGCAATTTCAATGGTTATCATCTTTTTTGCACTTCACCTTTTCTCGCAATCAACATTTGGTTCACTGAAATATGGAATTAGTTATTTACTTGGGTATGGAGACGTATTATCAACAATTGCCGAAGCCCAGCCTTTAATTCAGGGACCGCAACAAACACTCAATACATTATTCGCTTTCTTTGGTTCAAGTATATTCTTTGCCATTCCGGCTTTACTCCTGTTCGTACAGAAAATGTTCAAGGAAGAGCATCCACCTGAATTGCTTTTCTTTGCATCCTGGACTCTTGTTATCTTGATCCTTTCATTGTCACAGATACGTTTCGTCAACCAACTTTCTATTATTGTTGTGATATTGGCAGGATATTTCATTATCTTCAGTATCAACGTGATCAATTCATTCAAATATTCAAATGTATTGAAACTCACCGGCATTGCTATACTGCTCTCGGTTGCCATCATACCTACTGTGTATTCAGGGTATCAAATAGTGGCAAATCCGCAACTTCCTCCGCAGGATTGGGTAGATTCTATGGAATGGTTGAAAAAAAATACACCCGAAACTTCATACTATGACAATCCCAATATGATGCCAGAATATGGCGTGATGAACTGGTGGTCGTATGGTAATTGGATCCTGTATCTTTCAGAACGTCCTGTAGTGGCAAATAATTTCCAGGCAGGTATGGAAGATGCAGGGCGCTTTTTCATTGAATCTGATGTATCCAGGGCAAGAGCGATACTGGATGCCAGGAATGTCAGGTATATCATTACGACAGGCGAAATGGTGTACGGGAAAAACGAAAATATTGCACTGGCTGCAGGTGAAAATCCTGCTGAGTATTCTGTACGCAGCGATATGTTGAAAACTACTACAATGTATAGATTGCACATTGGTGATGGTTCAGGACTGGGTTATTATCGTTTATTGTATGAATCTAAAAGTCCACAGATATTCCTTAAAAATGTTAAAATATTTGAGTATGTAAAAGGTGCGAATATCATCGGGCAGGCTTCACCACATGAAGTGGTGCTGGCATTCACCAATATTACGACGAATCAAAATAGGGTTTTTACCTATTTTAATTCAGTGGAAGCTAATGAAACTGGGTGGTATACTATTTCGGTGGCATATTCTACGACTGAGTCAGCATTTGTAAGGAATAAAGTAGAACCGTATAAGGTTATTAATTCTAAAAATATTCTGATAGACGAAGTATCAGTGAAGGAAGATGATATAATTCATGGCAGAAATGTTGTTTGA